The segment AAATTCTCGCCCGTCTCTCTAGTGCCTATATACCCTTTCTCTTTATACAGCTAACAGGACAGATAACGGGAAAAAGACAAAACAACATATAACCTCTATATTGAGTAAAAAGCTTGGGATAATCCTGCAAAAATTGGACGCGAGGGCATTGGAAAGAACTAATTATAAAGGGATATTCTATTTAAAGACTTTATTTATTAAAACCGAAAATACAAAAAACCGAACTATTAATCAATAAGATAAAATAGGTCGGTTTGATTAAACTTGCATTATTATTTCACAGTAATGCCTGTTTACTTATTCTTATCATTATCACTTTTTTCAATCTTTTCTACAGGTGATTGGCCATGCCAGTCTTCCCTTCTACGGCGTCGGCGCTTTCTGATCTGTATTACGGCTGCGACGACTATAATAATAAAGATGATTGCTATTGGGAAACCAAATACCCCATAAAATATACTAAATACTCCGTTTAAAAAATCATTCATTGTACTACCTCCTTCGCCCATTCTTCAATGATGAAGAAATACGTTCCGTTCTATGTATCCATGTTGATAATATTCCCTAATCCTCTCATTTTAAACTACGTTCTTTTTAATCCATTTAAAAAACAAAAAAAGCGTGGTGAGATAATCACCCGCTTTTTTTCTGTCTATTATTTTGCTGGAAGCTTCTCCAAGTAGTCGATTGCATCTTGTAATGTACTGACAGGCACGATTTTGATGTCATCATAGCCTTCCTCTTTTACTTGCGCTTTAATTTCCTGCTCATTTGTATCATAGCTATTTATGTCCTCTGGAAAGAAGAATATATCCACATCAGCCTTATGTGCCGCAACGATTTTATGCTTTATGCCACCAATTTGGCCAACATTGCCTTCAGCATCCATTGTTCCTGTTCCAGCTACTTTATAGCCCTTCGTCAAGTCTTCCTTGACTAGTTGGTTATATATTTCTAATGAGAACATTAGCCCTGCTGACGGACCGCCAATATTGTCACTGTTTATTTTCACATTAACAGAAGGATCAATCGACATATTGTTTTCTGGATTTATTCCAATCCCGACTTGGCCTGTCTTCTTATCGAGCACAATCATTTCAACAGTCGCCTTTTTCTCCTTGTTATTATGTGTATATTCCAATACTACCTTGTCACCAGCTTTTTTATCCTTTAAGTATGCAATTAAATCCGTTGCCTCTGTAAATGCCTCCCCATCCACCTTATGGATGATATCTCCAACATGAATAACGGATTTTGCTTTCGATGTTTCCAATACGCCCGCGACAAAAATTCCATTATAATCATATTCAACCTTTTCATCAGCAGCATCAAGGCTGGCTATAATAGCATTTTGCTTTGAACTGTCCATCATATGAAGCAGCAAAGAATTATATTCCGCATCTGAAAGGTCACCCTTGACCTCTTCTTCTTTTTTGATTTCCGTATGTGGAGCCAGTAATCCATAAAGCAGTATGTAAGGGTTACTTGCTTTAATAGAGTAAACCGTTGTTAAGTTTAAGCTGCCTGCTTCTGTCTTATCCCCATCCTCTACAGTGACTTTTTCCGCAAGTGGTTCAATAGAACCTGGCTGGTTTAAATAATAAGGAGTTGGAATGAAGAATAATACTAGTAAAATCCCCATTAGTATAAATAAACTTATTTTTAATTTTGCGCTCTTCCCTTTTTGTTCCATCACGAAATAAAACTCCTTACTGTCTTTTCTGGTTTTCTTTTTTATATCATAAAATAAATATTGGTTCATTAAAAAATGATGTAAAACAATTTAGATTTCCCTTTCAAGCACCCTTTTTAAAATGCTGATGCCCTTGGTTATTTCCTCTGGGGCAACACCGCCATACCCTAAAACGGCAAGATGCTTATGCTTGCCCTTTTGCATGCTGTATTGTTCAACAGGATATATGCATACACCCTCCTGTTTCATTCTTTTCATAATATTCTCTGTAAAATGAGCACCTGGGAATTCAACTACGAGATGCATTCCAGCTGCTTTTCCGATAATTCTTGCATCAGGAAAATAGTGTTTGATAACATCTACTAGTACTTGCCTTCGCTCTTGATAAATTTTCTTCATTTTGCGGATATGTCTATCAAAATGCCCTTCCTCCATGAAACGAGCGAGCACATACTGTTCAATGCTCGATGTGTGTCTGTCATTAAACCATTTAAGTTGTTGAAATTCATGCAATAAATTACGCGGCAAAACAACGTAGCCTATTCTCAAAGCTGGAGATAATATTTTGCTGAACGTACCAACATACAGGACATGCTGCTGGTCAATTCCCTGCATCGAGGGAACAGGAGCACCTTCATATGTAAATTCACTGTCATAATCATCCTCCACAATATAGCAGCCGCTTCGTCTTGCATACTCAATCAGCATTAATCTTCGCTGAATGGATAAAATACCACCTAAAGGAAACTGGTGGGAGGGAATAACAAAAAGAAAGTTAGGCGCATCTTCAGGCAACTGCTCGGGAATGATTCCATTTTCATCCACAGGCACTGGATACACCTTCGCATTTGCCATCGCAAAAATATTTCTCATCTCATCTGCAACAGGATCCTCTGATGCAATGAAGCCTTCAGGACTCAAGAGCAGCTCTGTAATTAGCCGCAAAGCCTGCGTTGCCCCCGAGGTGATGATGATTTGATCTGGATCGCATTTTACACCTCTGGCCTTTCGTAAATACTGAGCAAGCACATTTCTTAGTTCCTGGACTCCTCTGGGATCACTATAGCCGAATATATGCTGAGGCGAGTCCATGCATACTTCTTTTGTAAGCTGGCCCCATTTTTTTCTTGGAAAATAATCAGTTGCCGGATTGCCACCGCGAAAATCAATATAAGACTTTTCCGTCTGGAATAAATCTGTTCGCGACTTTTCATGCTCCATATGCTTAATCGTAGTAAGTGTTGTTCCCTTTGAAACATATGTGCCTGCCTTTGGTTTGACCTCTAAAAAGCCTTCAGCTATTAATCGGTCATAAGCTTCCATAGCAATATTGCGTGAGACACCGATAGTTGCAGAAAGCTCTCTTGTTGACAGCAATTTTTGGCCTTCTTTTAAGGTATTGCCAAGGATACTTGTTCTTATTTGCTCATAAATTTGCTGTGTTAAGGATATTGAACTTGACCTGTCTACTGTAATAAATATCATACTAAGCCACCTTCAAATGAACTGGCACTATTAAAGTTTATAAAATGTGGTCCTACTTTATACCAGAATAGCATGTTATGCTTTTGAAAACTATAAACAAAGGAGAAAACATGAAAACAATTGGACTAATCGGCGGACTAAGCTGGGAATCTACAGCAGACTATTATCAAATCATCAATACTTTAGTGAAGGAAGAGCTTGGAGGATTAAATTCTGCCAAATGTTTAATCTATTCCTTTAATATGGAGGAAATGGCTGTTCTTCAGCGGGAAGGAAAATGGGAACAAGCAGCTCAACTAATGGCAGATGCAGCCAAAACATTGGAAACGGGCGGTGCAGAGGTTATCCTTATTTGCACGAACACAATGCATAAGGTGGCACAAGAGGTGCAAGAGGCGATTTCCGTTCCACTTATTCATATCGCACAATCAACAGCACGAAGCATTACAACAAAAGGTCTTAAGAAAGTTGGTTTGCTTGGAACGAAATTTACGATGGAGCAAGACTTCTATAAAGAAGTCCTTAATCTTTATGGTATCGAAACAATCATTCCAGAGGCTTGTGACAGAGAGGATGTTCACTCGATCATTTTTGATGAGCTTTGCCAAGGAAAATTCTTTCCGGAATCAAAGGAACGTTATTTAGAAATCATCCGTAAGCTGCTTGCTGATGGTGCAGAAGGAATTATTCTTGGATGCACAGAAATCCCCCTATTGATTAAGGATGAGGATATCGACATTCCTTTATTCAACACTACTTACCTTCATTCCAAAGAGGCTGTTGACTTCTCCTTTGGCAAGGAATAAAACCATTAAAAAACTGCACCGTAAAAATTTACGGTGCAGTTAATTTTGTTAGGAAGAAAGATAAATGATTGCTGATTACTTACTAAAAAATGGCAATCGCTTTGCTTAGTGTGGATGCAATGGAAATGTCATTAAAGGATAATCCTAACTGAATCGCAGTTGTGGCAATCTCCGGCCTTATACCAGAAAGTGTGGAATGAACTCCAATTAAACTCAAGCCATGAATCAGCTGGAAAATTTGGTGTGCTACCATCGTGTCAATAATAATGACTCCAGACAAATCAATAAACAGCTGTGTGACCTTTTTGTCAGCACATTGTTTAATTGTATTTTCCAAAATAGCAGCAGCACGCGCTGTATCAATGTCGCCAACAAGCGGCAGCAATGCACGGTTTTTGCTGAGCAGGATAACAGGCGAGCTAAGCTCATTAATCATTTCCTGTTGTGCCCGAAGCTGTTTAATGGAGTTTTCATGGAATTGTTCTGTAAATTGGACAATGACAATATCAAATACCCTCACTATGCTCCGGTTCCAAACTGTAATGCGTTCTTCTGGCACATTATTCTGTTTCTGAAATTCCCTCACTAGCTGAAAATATTGCTCTCTCGTTCGGATAAATTCTCTAATGATAAAATGGATAGGAGTTTCTAAGTGCTCCTTATCGGAAGCGATGGCTACCACCCATTCCTGAAAATCCTTCAGAAAACTTTCCTCTTCCTCAATGAATACCTTTGCCAAGTAATAATGAAAATCGTTATTTTGCTTTTTTAATGTTCGAATAATCTCCAGATTATCGGAAGCGTATACACCATTAGGGTCTGTTCTATCCAGGTTTGCATACCATTCATCAGTTAACCTGTCCGCATTTTCAATGAAATAGTTATATAGCTGTTCATTCTTCTGCAAAATATTCCCACCTACTCTAAAATTTATGATTGGAAATTTCAAAGGAAAAAACGACTAATTATCTTCCTCTTATCTATACATCATTATTTAAAATTTTAATAATAAAGTGGGAATTACGCAATTTTTTTTATCACGGAAATTGAAATATATTTAGAGAACTAAACGAATAGTATTTCCAGACGGATCCTTAACATAATAAGCATCATTATCCTTCTTTATCTCTGCATTCATGACTGCCAGTCTTGCGGCCATTTCCTCTCTTGCAGTATGACTTGGGACCTTCAAGTCAAAATATTTCATGCCAGGATTTGTTTCCTTCGGAGCAGGAGCACCGACTCCGTTCCATGTATTAAGGCCGATATGATGATGGTACTTGCCAGTAGATATAAAGTAGGCTTGAGTTCCATATTTCTGGACAATATCAAAGCCTAAGCCTTTCACATAGAAATCTGCCGTTTCCCCTAATTCAGCAACATGAAGATGGATATGTCCCATTTTCGTCCCTTTTGGCAAGCCATTCCACTGTAGTTGACCCCTTGAGTCCAGCACACCTTGGGCATCCATTTGTAATGTATCCATTTTTACAAATTCTCCATCCCAAGCCCATTCATCTGCAGCACGATCGCGATAAATTTCAATGCCATTTCCCTCTGGGTCTCCAAGATATAGTGCCTCACTTACATTATGGTCAGATGCCCCTTGCAGTGGGTAGCCGCTTACCAATAAATGCTGCAATTGTGCACCAAGATCCTCTCTTGTCGGCACAAGAAGAGCAAAATGATATAATCCTGTTGTCCGGCTTCTTTTGTCTTCTGCCTCCTCAAGCTTTTCTAAATATAACAACGCTGTTTTCCCGTCTGCACTTAATGCTGCCTTACTGTCAGTTTGTTCTAATATTTGAAAGCCGATAATCTCTTTATAAAAAGAAATCATCTTGTCTAAATCCTTTACTTTTAATGTTACATGCTCTACATATAAATTTGGGTACTCATGAAAACTCAAGTGAACCCCTCCTGTCATTAATATCTTCATACTTACTTTATGTAAGTAATTATATTTTAATAAACTACAATTGTAAAGTAACTAATTTATAAATGATAATACTTTTACTTAAGGTAATAACTATTGTATAATAGAAAAAAGGAGTGAATTTAGCATGAATCCATCTGTCATTTGCCCAAGGTTTGAAAAAGCCATGGGATTGCTAAGTCAGCGTTGGACTGGTTTGATTATTTATCAGCTCCTAAATGGATCTCAGCGCTTCTGCACCATTGAATCATCTATTGGCATCAGCGGGCGGCTTCTTTCAGAAAGGCTTAAGGAATTAGAAAAACAAGGAATTGTCATACGGGAGGTCTTCCCTGAAATTCCTGTGCGTATAGAATATTCTCTGACTGAAAAAGGCCGTTCATTACAGCCATTAATGAAGGAAATTGAAAAATGGTCGCAAACCTGGCTGGAGCCGTAAGCTGACAAAGCACCCTTTCTGTGTCCAGTTTAGTATTTCCAACTGGCCACAAACACATGAACAAAAGGCGAATGAGCTCTATAGCCATTCGCCTCTTTTTATATAGAAATTTTTGTTAATCTTCATCCTTAATATCTTTATCTTCTGGTATTGGTTCATTTTCCAGTTCTTGTATGAGAAGCTGGTACTTTTCCAGCTGCTTAAAATGAGTCTTAAACTGATCTTTATAAATCAGCACATTTCCTTCCTCATCATGCAATACCCTAACTTTACCCTGCAGCACTAAATTTTCCACATATGACACAGATACAGATAAATATTCAGCTGTTTCTTCTATTGTTAAATACATTATTTTTCACTCCTCGTCTGTCTACTATATCATAAATTCCAGTCTCTACCGTCCGCTTTACTATCTAACTAAGCTTCATAAATATCATACATTCATTACTTTAACTTAATAATACATTAATAGTAGCTAAATGGTTATTGGATATATTAAAGATGTAAGAAGCAATCATATCGGAGGGATGCAAAATGTTAAGCACAATCCTTAATGGTTTATTTCTAGTAGAAGTAATCGGCATTTTCTCACTGATTTTTTATTGTTCTTTTATTCAAAAACCGAAAAAAAGGAGAAACCCGTAAGCAATAGAATACACCTGGATGCATCTCTTTTTTAAACAAAAAAGAGCTTCTTTTTTGTTTAAAACAAATAAAGAAACTCATTGCTTTCAAATTTAATGGATAGTTAATTCACTTATAAATTTTTCCCGCCATTCCTCCAGCTCCGATAGAACCATTGGCTTGGCATAGAAATAGCCTTGAAGCACTTTACATCCATCTACATTATATAAATAGTCCACTTGCTGAGCTGTTTCGACACCTTCAATAACAATATTCAAGTGCAAGGAATTCCCTAAAGCAATAATTGCCTTCATAATTTCCGAATCCTTTCGGGAACCTGGTACGCCGTCAACAAAGGACTTGTCAATTTTCAAAGTAGAAACTGGCAGTCTCTTAAGGTACGATAACGAGGATACTCCTGTTCCAAAATCATCAAGAGCAACTGAAAAGCCACTGTTCCTAAATGCATGTACTGCTTGAATTGCTCCTTCAATATTTTCAACAGCACTTGTTTCCGTCATCTCAAGCTCTAATAGCTCGGGTTCAAATCCATATTTGTCAATTGACTCTCTCAAGTAAGACATAAGCCTTGGAGAAGTCACATAAGGACCAGGAATATTAACAGACACCTGTATTTTTTCTCCATTTTTCTCCCAGCTTGCAATCTGCTGACATACTCTGTCAATCACCCAATCTGTCACATCAAACATTTTGTCTGCTGATTCCAGAATCGGGATAAAAACTGCTGGCGATAAAAATCCATAAATAGGATGGTTCCATCTCAACAAGGCCTCTAAGCCTGCCATTCTCTCAGACACCATTTCCACTTTTGGCTGATATACAAGGTAAAAGTGATTTTCCCTCATAGCCTGTTCTACATCGGCAACAAGTGTGTTCTGGAAGGACTGGATATGAATCTCCGGATTGTAATGTATCACTTCATGTTCATAGCGAACAGAGTGATGGTTTAAGACAGCAATGGCATTTTCATAAAGCAGCTTTTCATCCCGCTTCTTATCAAGAAACGAAAGGGCAAAGACAGTATTAACAATAATCATTCTGTCCTTAATATTTATTGCTGATGACAGAATTGCTGAGATCTGAAAAGCCATTTCCTCCAGTTTTTTATTATCTTCCTTGCTATTACTTATAAACCCAAGTCTATGTCCTTCAATTCGATAGACCGCGACGGTTTTCGGTTTAAGCTTTACTATTAGCTGTTCAATGTATCGGATAATTTCATCACCGAATTCAAATCCATACGTACTATTCCATTTTTCCAGCTCATGAATATGGAGAATGGCTAATCCGGAAACATTTCCAGTATGGATAACATTTTCAAACTGCCTTCTATTTGGCAATCTTGTTAGCGGGTCAAAATAATTAATCCTATAATCAACATAGCGGTCAAGCAATGCCGATAAGCCGGAAATAAGCAGAATCACAAATGTCCCTGCTGCAACGGCTAGAATCAAAATTCCTACATTCATCTCATGCATCATGCTGTAATCTAAATACTTATCTGCAGCCACATAGTACTTCACCGCATACATTCCGGTATAGTGCATACTAGCGACAGCAAGTCCCATTATAATAGAAGTAAACAGCTTTAAAAGCAGATTACTCATATATCTGTTCAAGCGTGCAAAAATAAATAGTGATACAAATGATACTGTTATCGCAATGATTACTGATAAGATAAAATATTTAAGCTGATAAACATACTTTACATCCTTCATGACCATCGCCATCATACCTACATAGTGCATGGCAGAAATACCTATTCCCATGACAATTCCTGAGATTATAATCGTTTTAGTCGAACGATTTCCAGAGCTTGTCATATAAAACGCCAGGAAGGACGCAAGCATCGCAGGCAATACGGAAATAACTGTCAAACCTATATTGTAACTCATCGAAGTAGGAAGCATTAGTGCACTCATCCCGATAAAATGCATGGACCATATCCCAAATCCCATTGTTAGCGATGCAAGGGTCAGCCATACATAGTGATGAAAAAAGCTGTTGTATCTTATTCTCTCATTCATGGATAGAGCAGTATAAGATGAAATACACGCAATAATAATGGATAATGCGACAACAGGCATAGAATAATGGCCTTCTAAATACACTACCTTACTGCTATCTGGCAACAAAAACATAGATTTTTCTCCCTTTTACTCAATTTATAGCAGATTAATGATTAATAGTATTGTAGTTTATCAATTGCCATCACAAACTTTAATCCCATGTCCTTTTTACTATATATATATGACTATATAGGATAATCATTGGTTCTACAAGATATGTAGATACAGTACTTTTTTCCAATTCGCAAAGACTACCTTCCTTGCTTAATAAAGCCTGTAAACAGCAAACTTCTCCCTCGATTCTTTAGGAAAAATAGGGATGGAAAATACAGTTTCTCTTACAAAGGAGGGATGTTCATCCAATAGGAAAATATACTCATCTGATGGATAATATAAAATGATTTTAATGCTTCGCTCATACTGCTCTGTTGAAAATAAGATATTATTTATTACCTTCGTAAAAATCTTGATTGAAAAAGGATTAAAAAAATAAAAGATAGTATCAGCAGGATCGATTGCATATTCTTCGGCTTTGCATAGCAAAAATTGGATGTCTTCCTGCTTCTTATTGCTTCTAAAATAGCTCTGCTTATTTCTCTCTGCATCTGCATAAAACACTTCATTCATTTCAATACCAACACTTTTGAGCTGGAATAAATGGTGAAGCAAAAATTGCATTCTGCCTTTTCCACAGCCAAAATCAACGAGCCGGTCTTCCGGTTGTAGCTGATACTCCTCAAAAAAGACTTTTAAATATTCATATGGAGTCGGTTCATAGCGGTGATAATGAAGTGAGCTATTAAAGCCAGCCTGTTCTCCTTCTGTCTTTATGCGCAGGATTTTATCATAATCTTTTCCCTTCATAGATAGAGCTCCTTTTTTGTCTTACTGTTCTGTACACTCACTATACACTTATTCCAATAAATTGATAAGCAAAAAAAGCTTAACCATATTGGCTAAGCCTTCTTAGGAACTAACTGATGAAATATACTCTTGTTTCGTATGGCTTAAGAGCCGTTTGCTTTCGCAGCTTCTTATCCCTAACGTCATAATTATGAAGGGCAAGCTCTGAATATTTGTAGGTGATTTCGGAAGGAACCTTAAATATCGTCGGCTTATCACTGAAATTGTTAATGATAATTGCCTGTCTTTTCCCTAAGGTTCTTGTATAGACAAACAATCTAGGATGGTTTGCCAATAAAAGCTGATAGCTTCCATAAGTAAACAATGGACTGCCTTTTCTCAAACGTATAAGCTCTTTATAAAAGGCAAGGATAGAATCAGAATCCTGCTCTTGATCCTCGACATTTATCTCAAGATAATTAGGGTTCACACCAATCCAAGTATGATTCGATGTTGTAAAGCCAGCCATATTTTCTTTATTCCATTGCATCGGTGTTCTTGCATTGTCACGGCCCTGCTTCCAGACAACCTTCATGATGTCCTCATGCGGCACACCCTTCTCTGACTCAACTTTATAGAAGTTAATCATGCCAACATCATCATAATCATCAATAGAGGGAAATTGAACATTCGTCATACCGATTTCCTGGCCTTGATATATAAATGGCGTTCCCTTCATAAGGAAATACATGGCAGCAAGCATTTTAGAGCTTTCCTTCCAGTAGCGCTTATCATTTCCCCAAGAAGACACCCTGCGGGGCTGATCATGGTTTTCGATAAACAAAGCATTCCAGCCTCTTCCTTCTAAACCGTTTTGCCATTTGGAGAGTACTTTTTTCAAGGCAATAATATCAACCTTATCTTCATCGTCTTTATTCCATAAACTTAGGAACTCAAACTGAAAAATCATATTGAAATAACCTTGCTCCTCACCAACCCACTTATCTGCATCATCTAAACCGACACCGTTTGCCTCGCCGACCGTCATAATATCATAATTCTTAATTGTTTTATTAGCGAACTCGCTCAAGTATTCATCAATTCCATGAACATTCATCATATAAGGGAAGCTTGGTACATATTCCAAATGATTCGGATTGTATAAATCCGGCAACCCCGGAGCCTTTTTTATATGGGAAATGGCATCTACTCTGTAGCCGTCAATTCCCTTATCAAGCCACCAATTAACCATGTTATAAAGGGCTTCTCGCACTTCTGCATTCTCCCAGTTAAGATCGGGCTGTCTTGCGGAAAATATATGCATGAAGTATTGCTCTGTTTCTTCATCGAACTTCCACGCAGAACCGCTGAAAATAGACTCCCAGTTGTTCGGCTCTTTTCCATCCTTACCGTCTCTCCATATATACCAATCTCGTTTTGGATTGTCTTTCGATGAGCGTGACTCAATAAACCATGGATGCTCATCACTCGTATGATTTATAACCAAGTCTAGAATTAGCTTCATGCCACGTGCATGCACTTCATGAAGAAGCTCATCAAAGTCCTCCATCGAACCGAAATCTTCCATAATATCCTGATAATCAGAAATGTCATATCCATTGTCATCATTCGGTGATTTGTACATAGGAGAAAGCCAAATGACATCAATGCCCAGATCCTTTAGATAATCAAGCTTTGAAGTGACACCCTTTAAGTCACCCACTCCGTCGCCATTGCTGTCCATAAAGCTTCTCGGATAAACTTGATATGCTACACTTTCTTTCCACCATTTTTTGTTCATCTATACGCACCTCATCTATTCAAAAATCCAAAGAGCTACTTTGCACCCCTTGCCTTGCTGGTTCACTGTTTTGATATGTTTCCTATATATTCTAAAGCATACCCACAAGATTGAAACTGCTTACATTGAGCAAATAGGGTGGAATATATTGAACATCCTTTTACCCTTATATTAGTAAATAAAACAATTTAGACCTATTTTTTACCTTTTAAACTATCCGCTAATCTTTGAATCTCTATATTCATTTGGGGTAACACCAACTGTTTTCTTAAACAGCTTCCGGAAATACTTATCATCCTGATATCCTATCAGATTAGCAATCTCATAAATTTTCAGCGAGCTGTTCACAAGCAGGGATTTAGCCTTTTCCACTCTTATCTTAGTTAAATAGTCAGTAATCGTGACATGAAATTCTTTTTTGAACTTACGCGAAATATATTCTCTGCTAATATAAAACTGTTCTGAAAGCTCCTGCAATTTAACGTCTCTGTTAAAATTTGCAATAACATATTTTTCAATTTCATAAATAATGCTACTCTCTTTGCTGGCAGCTGCTCTTTTCACCTTTTTCAAAAACACAGCTATATCTCTTTTTATATAAGCCTTATATTCCTCAAGAAGAAAACTGCCCTCAGGTTCAAAAAAGGCATCCATTCTATTGGAGGCACTATCCCATGCACTCGGAAGAGGAATTTGGAAGTGCTTATACCACCGTTCTCCAACAATCCGATATTCCTTTTCAAAATGCAATAGCTGTTTCCATGATAAAAAGCCGTTCTCTGTAAATTCATTTTCTATTTGCTGAATAATGTCTGTAAATGCGCCAATTTCTCCTGTTTGCATGGCCATCTTGATCGCTGTGTTGTGTTTCATTAAGCTTTTCCACTCTAGCTTAGGCAAAACTGGTTTAATATAAACTCTTGTTTCCCGTTTTTCAAGAACATTCATAGATAAAAGCTGCTCTTTTCCCAATTCATAAGAGTCCATTAGCTTTGCAAGCTCACTTACAGGTCCGCCAACCGCTATCGGACAGGAAATATTAAAGGTTGCGCGGATTTTTTGATAGATTTCTGTCAGTTGCCTGTCCACATCCTCTGCCTTATTCCAAAGGATAATAGCGATTTCTCCTTTATTCGCTAAATAGCGGAACGCAATGCCGGCTCTTTTTTCATTTAAGGCTTCACTTATAATATTCAGGATCGAAAAATAAGCTAATTCCCTGTCCTTATTGAAATTCTCAATTGTTTTTTCCGTTAAGAACATAACAGCAACCCTGTATTCACTTGCTAAATAGAATTGGAATTCGCGAAAAACCTCTTCGTTAACTGATCTACTTGTTAAAAAATGGGTTAGTTTTCTGTCCCGGTATGCAGGCTTCATCTTATTAATAAGCTGGTCAAAGTTCAGCTTCTTTTTTCTATCTAACTCCTCTTCATTCCACTTTTCCACTGCATTTTTAAGGGTATTATTCAAGATTTCAGGATCAACTGGTTTTAATAGATAATCAAAGCTGTTGAAATGAATCGCCTTACGCATATAATCATAGTCATCATAACCTGTGATAACAACCGTTTTGCTTGTCGGTCTATTTTCCTTAATCCATTCAAGCAATTTTGTTCCGTCCATTTTCGGCATCTTCATATCAGAGAAAATTAATTCTGGCTTATAACGCTCAATGAGCTGTATCGCATCTTCCCCATTGCTCGCCTCATAAATCTCTTCTATATTATTTTCTTCCCAATTCGCAAGCAGCCGAATGCCTTCCCTTACATGCTTTTCGTCATCAACGATTAAAACCTTCATTTTTCCTGCACCCCATTAAGTTTCTTCGGAATATATATTTCTACCATAAACCCGTGCTCTTCCTTGCCGCTTATGATCATTTCAGCCTGATTGTTATAATAAATTTGCAGCCGCTCATAAATATTTTTCAGGCCGATTGATTCCCTTTGACCAGGTTCAGTGACAG is part of the Niallia taxi genome and harbors:
- a CDS encoding winged helix-turn-helix transcriptional regulator, encoding MNPSVICPRFEKAMGLLSQRWTGLIIYQLLNGSQRFCTIESSIGISGRLLSERLKELEKQGIVIREVFPEIPVRIEYSLTEKGRSLQPLMKEIEKWSQTWLEP
- a CDS encoding Loki-CTERM sorting domain-containing protein — translated: MNDFLNGVFSIFYGVFGFPIAIIFIIIVVAAVIQIRKRRRRRREDWHGQSPVEKIEKSDNDKNK
- a CDS encoding aspartate/glutamate racemase family protein, which produces MKTIGLIGGLSWESTADYYQIINTLVKEELGGLNSAKCLIYSFNMEEMAVLQREGKWEQAAQLMADAAKTLETGGAEVILICTNTMHKVAQEVQEAISVPLIHIAQSTARSITTKGLKKVGLLGTKFTMEQDFYKEVLNLYGIETIIPEACDREDVHSIIFDELCQGKFFPESKERYLEIIRKLLADGAEGIILGCTEIPLLIKDEDIDIPLFNTTYLHSKEAVDFSFGKE
- a CDS encoding STAS domain-containing protein, with translation MQKNEQLYNYFIENADRLTDEWYANLDRTDPNGVYASDNLEIIRTLKKQNNDFHYYLAKVFIEEEESFLKDFQEWVVAIASDKEHLETPIHFIIREFIRTREQYFQLVREFQKQNNVPEERITVWNRSIVRVFDIVIVQFTEQFHENSIKQLRAQQEMINELSSPVILLSKNRALLPLVGDIDTARAAAILENTIKQCADKKVTQLFIDLSGVIIIDTMVAHQIFQLIHGLSLIGVHSTLSGIRPEIATTAIQLGLSFNDISIASTLSKAIAIF
- a CDS encoding excisionase family DNA-binding protein encodes the protein MYLTIEETAEYLSVSVSYVENLVLQGKVRVLHDEEGNVLIYKDQFKTHFKQLEKYQLLIQELENEPIPEDKDIKDED
- a CDS encoding SepM family pheromone-processing serine protease, whose amino-acid sequence is MEQKGKSAKLKISLFILMGILLVLFFIPTPYYLNQPGSIEPLAEKVTVEDGDKTEAGSLNLTTVYSIKASNPYILLYGLLAPHTEIKKEEEVKGDLSDAEYNSLLLHMMDSSKQNAIIASLDAADEKVEYDYNGIFVAGVLETSKAKSVIHVGDIIHKVDGEAFTEATDLIAYLKDKKAGDKVVLEYTHNNKEKKATVEMIVLDKKTGQVGIGINPENNMSIDPSVNVKINSDNIGGPSAGLMFSLEIYNQLVKEDLTKGYKVAGTGTMDAEGNVGQIGGIKHKIVAAHKADVDIFFFPEDINSYDTNEQEIKAQVKEEGYDDIKIVPVSTLQDAIDYLEKLPAK
- a CDS encoding VOC family protein, with translation MSFHEYPNLYVEHVTLKVKDLDKMISFYKEIIGFQILEQTDSKAALSADGKTALLYLEKLEEAEDKRSRTTGLYHFALLVPTREDLGAQLQHLLVSGYPLQGASDHNVSEALYLGDPEGNGIEIYRDRAADEWAWDGEFVKMDTLQMDAQGVLDSRGQLQWNGLPKGTKMGHIHLHVAELGETADFYVKGLGFDIVQKYGTQAYFISTGKYHHHIGLNTWNGVGAPAPKETNPGMKYFDLKVPSHTAREEMAARLAVMNAEIKKDNDAYYVKDPSGNTIRLVL
- the pdxR gene encoding MocR-like pyridoxine biosynthesis transcription factor PdxR, with product MIFITVDRSSSISLTQQIYEQIRTSILGNTLKEGQKLLSTRELSATIGVSRNIAMEAYDRLIAEGFLEVKPKAGTYVSKGTTLTTIKHMEHEKSRTDLFQTEKSYIDFRGGNPATDYFPRKKWGQLTKEVCMDSPQHIFGYSDPRGVQELRNVLAQYLRKARGVKCDPDQIIITSGATQALRLITELLLSPEGFIASEDPVADEMRNIFAMANAKVYPVPVDENGIIPEQLPEDAPNFLFVIPSHQFPLGGILSIQRRLMLIEYARRSGCYIVEDDYDSEFTYEGAPVPSMQGIDQQHVLYVGTFSKILSPALRIGYVVLPRNLLHEFQQLKWFNDRHTSSIEQYVLARFMEEGHFDRHIRKMKKIYQERRQVLVDVIKHYFPDARIIGKAAGMHLVVEFPGAHFTENIMKRMKQEGVCIYPVEQYSMQKGKHKHLAVLGYGGVAPEEITKGISILKRVLEREI